The Noviherbaspirillum saxi genome includes a window with the following:
- a CDS encoding DUF2798 domain-containing protein: MNTLTRTSAHPAPLPSLLVECAFFMRRSRSLASMLPAFLMSGIASLALSLVLHLPGTGFSEHLASGWLESWLTAWPIAFPVAYVGALLLRKMKAATKSSSVSRTVAGLGWSDFAEVSQQVTAAHCLTVLRGVKATPSYRVS, from the coding sequence ATGAATACCCTGACACGCACTTCGGCCCATCCTGCGCCATTGCCCAGTCTACTGGTGGAATGCGCGTTTTTCATGCGCCGTTCGCGCAGCCTGGCATCCATGCTGCCGGCATTCCTGATGAGCGGCATCGCAAGCTTGGCGCTCAGCCTCGTTCTGCATTTGCCCGGAACCGGGTTCAGCGAACATCTCGCCAGCGGCTGGCTCGAAAGCTGGCTGACTGCATGGCCGATTGCGTTTCCGGTGGCCTATGTCGGGGCGCTATTGCTGCGCAAAATGAAGGCGGCGACCAAATCGTCATCCGTCAGCCGCACAGTGGCCGGTCTCGGTTGGTCCGACTTTGCCGAGGTGTCGCAGCAAGTAACAGCGGCACACTGCCTAACGGTCTTGCGCGGCGTGAAAGCCACCCCCAGCTATCGCGTCTCATAG
- a CDS encoding DUF5985 family protein, with translation MNDMLIGAIVTASLIAALFFLRFWRSTGDRFFLFFSLAFASDAVNRLLLGAATVDSDDMPAYYIIRLLGYGLILFAIYDKNRPRS, from the coding sequence ATGAATGACATGTTGATAGGTGCCATCGTCACCGCCTCGTTGATTGCAGCCCTGTTTTTTCTCCGATTCTGGCGCAGTACCGGCGACCGCTTCTTTCTTTTCTTTTCGCTGGCATTTGCCAGCGATGCGGTCAACCGTCTGCTGTTGGGTGCGGCAACGGTCGACTCCGACGACATGCCGGCGTATTACATCATCAGGCTGCTCGGCTATGGCCTGATCCTGTTTGCGATCTACGACAAGAACCGGCCACGCAGTTAG
- a CDS encoding DUF5985 family protein — translation MAAIIYALCAITSMLCSWLLLRGYRRNGYRLLFWSGLCFVGLSVNNILLILDRIVFPTSVDLLTWRLVAALIALLPLLYGLIWEE, via the coding sequence ATGGCCGCCATAATTTACGCGCTGTGCGCAATCACCTCGATGCTGTGCTCATGGCTATTGTTGCGCGGCTATCGCCGGAATGGTTATCGGCTCTTGTTCTGGAGCGGATTGTGTTTTGTTGGCTTATCGGTCAACAATATCCTGCTGATTCTCGACCGGATCGTGTTTCCGACATCGGTCGATCTGCTCACCTGGCGGCTGGTCGCCGCGCTAATTGCATTGTTGCCGTTATTGTATGGCCTGATCTGGGAGGAGTAA
- a CDS encoding penicillin-binding protein 1A → MRRLWRYAFILSGVCLIALLAVSIVVASYIAKIVPTTPSVEALLNARSAQPSILVSADGTHLATFSRGQQQQINLDHVSPFVLEALIATEDHRFYAHRGVDVSRTLSAIVHTLRGDAQGGSTITQQLVRNLFPEQIGRSRTMDRKLREIITAVKIEKTYTKDEILETYLNSVPFLYNVIGIEMAARTYFDKSAADLDAAESATLIGMLKGTSYYNPVINPERAQRRRNVVLAQMLKHGSLSADEFAALRDQPLQVRLTRQSDPFGVAPHFAAYIRRQLIEWADANDYNIYADGLIIESTIDDRLQQAATEAVERQSQVLQDIADVEWARSSSRLISQTPAAYGAMRKKIEPFSYFWTAQPDLLDAFMRESPDYKKAVAAGQSDKEALAKLKDNELFMSRLRDMKTRLEAGFVAMDPNSGEVKAWIGSRSFERDQFDHVAQAERQPGSTFKPIVYGAALEQGLKPDRIYPDGQVEIRAPDGSVWRPTDMSGFSGRMMSMREGLIYSKNTITAQVMQEVGLPNVIRLARDVGVSASRLDPVPSLSLGTSPVTLLEMVSAYSTIARVGQYREPVTIRKITDRDGNVVAEFNTEARRVMSEETAVELIDMMRGVVRQGTATEVRSRFNIVADIAGKTGTTQNNTDGWFIMMHPDMVAGAWVGFNDSRVTMRSDYWGQGGHNALLLVGDFFRDTLKAKRINVKAKFPQPKRPPPLMVKTPSDDWVNKVTENMELIPPGYGLIQRDGAATLLVAPDDGTQAVERAPAPGADEPGRYLSGIDPEPVPALRTETSGSSHNAGSAQSGGVDVAIPDAIH, encoded by the coding sequence ATGCGCAGGCTCTGGCGTTATGCATTTATCCTGTCCGGAGTATGCCTGATCGCCTTGCTGGCGGTGTCGATCGTCGTTGCCAGTTATATCGCCAAGATCGTTCCCACCACCCCCAGCGTAGAAGCCTTGCTGAATGCCCGCAGTGCCCAGCCCAGCATTCTGGTCTCTGCCGACGGCACCCATCTTGCGACCTTCAGCCGCGGCCAGCAGCAGCAAATCAATCTGGATCATGTGTCGCCCTTCGTCCTGGAGGCGCTGATTGCCACCGAAGATCACCGTTTCTACGCACACCGGGGCGTAGACGTCAGCCGCACGCTGTCGGCCATCGTGCATACGCTGCGCGGCGATGCGCAGGGCGGCTCGACCATCACGCAGCAGCTGGTCCGCAACCTGTTTCCCGAACAAATAGGCCGCTCGCGCACGATGGATCGCAAGCTGCGCGAAATCATCACCGCCGTCAAGATTGAAAAAACCTATACCAAGGACGAAATCCTCGAAACCTATCTCAACAGCGTGCCGTTTCTGTACAACGTGATCGGCATTGAAATGGCTGCACGTACCTATTTCGACAAATCCGCTGCCGACCTCGATGCGGCTGAAAGCGCCACCCTGATCGGCATGCTCAAGGGCACCAGTTACTACAACCCTGTCATCAACCCGGAACGCGCGCAACGACGCCGTAACGTCGTGCTTGCACAAATGCTGAAGCATGGCTCGCTGTCGGCCGACGAATTCGCAGCGCTGCGCGACCAGCCCTTGCAGGTCCGGCTGACCCGCCAGTCTGATCCGTTCGGTGTCGCACCCCATTTTGCCGCCTATATACGGCGGCAGCTGATCGAATGGGCGGATGCCAACGATTACAACATCTATGCCGATGGCCTGATCATCGAAAGCACCATTGACGACCGGCTGCAGCAGGCCGCCACCGAAGCCGTTGAGCGGCAGTCGCAAGTGTTGCAGGATATTGCCGATGTCGAATGGGCGCGCAGCAGCAGCCGGCTCATATCGCAAACGCCGGCTGCTTATGGCGCAATGCGCAAGAAGATTGAACCGTTCAGTTATTTCTGGACCGCGCAGCCGGATCTGCTCGATGCCTTCATGCGCGAAAGCCCCGACTATAAGAAGGCGGTGGCTGCCGGACAATCGGACAAGGAAGCGTTGGCCAAGCTCAAGGACAACGAGCTATTCATGTCCCGCCTGCGCGATATGAAGACCCGGCTGGAAGCAGGTTTTGTCGCGATGGATCCGAACAGCGGCGAAGTCAAGGCCTGGATCGGCAGCCGCAGTTTCGAACGGGACCAGTTCGACCACGTCGCGCAAGCCGAGCGGCAGCCGGGATCGACGTTCAAGCCCATCGTCTATGGGGCGGCGCTGGAACAGGGTTTGAAACCAGACCGAATCTATCCGGATGGACAAGTCGAGATACGGGCGCCGGACGGCAGCGTGTGGCGGCCCACCGACATGTCGGGTTTCAGCGGACGCATGATGAGCATGCGCGAAGGCTTGATCTATTCAAAGAATACGATCACCGCGCAAGTGATGCAGGAGGTGGGCTTACCCAATGTGATCAGGCTTGCGCGCGATGTCGGCGTGAGCGCGAGCCGGCTCGATCCGGTACCGTCGCTATCGCTCGGAACCAGTCCGGTCACGCTGCTGGAAATGGTGTCCGCCTACTCCACCATTGCCCGCGTCGGCCAGTACCGCGAGCCGGTGACCATCCGCAAGATCACTGATCGCGACGGCAATGTCGTGGCGGAATTCAATACCGAAGCGCGGCGCGTGATGTCCGAAGAGACTGCGGTCGAACTGATCGACATGATGCGCGGCGTGGTAAGGCAAGGCACGGCGACCGAAGTGCGCAGCCGCTTCAATATCGTCGCCGACATCGCCGGCAAGACCGGTACCACGCAAAACAATACCGATGGATGGTTCATCATGATGCATCCCGACATGGTGGCCGGCGCCTGGGTCGGCTTCAATGATTCACGGGTGACGATGCGCAGCGATTACTGGGGCCAGGGCGGCCACAATGCATTGCTGCTGGTCGGTGACTTTTTTCGCGACACCCTGAAGGCCAAGCGTATCAACGTCAAGGCAAAATTTCCTCAACCGAAGCGGCCGCCGCCGTTAATGGTGAAGACACCGTCCGACGATTGGGTCAACAAGGTCACCGAAAACATGGAATTGATACCGCCCGGCTACGGCTTGATCCAACGCGACGGCGCGGCGACGCTATTGGTCGCTCCCGACGACGGTACGCAAGCCGTGGAGCGTGCGCCTGCACCCGGCGCAGATGAACCTGGACGCTATCTGAGTGGCATTGATCCGGAGCCGGTACCTGCGCTGCGTACCGAAACCAGTGGCAGCTCGCACAATGCCGGCAGCGCCCAGTCCGGCGGCGTTGATGTGGCGATTCCGGACGCGATACATTGA
- a CDS encoding GFA family protein codes for MPIQFSGGCACGAVRYQCSATPLAMYNCHCRSCQQAGGGAYSPLIVMATAKLGICGALNRHAVQAETGGHSERCFCGRCGSPLFALSKQNPEVIVIHAASLDDPAWFKPVADIWTVSALPWVCMDRHIPKVFKSPPVLDREEKEEAVSL; via the coding sequence ATGCCCATACAATTTTCCGGCGGCTGTGCGTGCGGCGCGGTGCGTTATCAATGCTCCGCTACTCCGCTTGCCATGTATAACTGCCACTGCCGTAGTTGCCAGCAAGCAGGGGGCGGAGCGTATTCCCCCCTGATTGTCATGGCGACAGCCAAGCTTGGAATTTGCGGCGCCCTGAACAGGCATGCGGTACAGGCAGAGACCGGCGGACATAGCGAGCGCTGTTTTTGCGGTCGCTGCGGCTCGCCGCTGTTTGCCCTCAGCAAACAAAATCCAGAGGTGATCGTTATTCATGCCGCATCGCTCGACGATCCCGCCTGGTTCAAACCGGTGGCCGACATCTGGACAGTCAGTGCCTTGCCATGGGTATGCATGGACCGGCACATTCCCAAGGTATTCAAATCACCGCCGGTATTGGACCGGGAAGAAAAGGAAGAAGCTGTTTCGCTTTAG
- a CDS encoding DUF805 domain-containing protein, with protein MTFTESIKTCLSKYADFKGRASRSEYWWFALFITLTGLVLSFVSETLSGLFYLGILLPSIAAATRRLHDTDRSGWFQLIGLIPVLGWIAIIYFLAQPPQASNRFGTSSDALTDPA; from the coding sequence ATGACCTTTACTGAATCGATCAAAACCTGCCTGTCGAAATATGCCGATTTCAAGGGCAGAGCTTCGCGCTCCGAATACTGGTGGTTCGCCTTGTTCATCACACTGACAGGTCTCGTGCTGTCATTTGTCAGCGAAACCCTGTCGGGCCTGTTCTATCTCGGCATCTTGCTACCTTCGATTGCCGCGGCAACACGTCGCTTGCATGACACCGACCGCAGCGGCTGGTTTCAATTGATCGGTCTGATTCCGGTTCTTGGCTGGATTGCGATCATCTATTTCCTCGCGCAGCCGCCACAAGCGAGCAACCGCTTCGGTACGTCGTCGGACGCGCTTACCGACCCGGCCTGA
- a CDS encoding Dps family protein, with amino-acid sequence MEIDIGISEQDRHSIVDGLSRLLADTYTLYLKTHNFHWNVTGPMFQTLHLMFETQYTELAAAVDEIAERIRALGSFVPGTYGDFARLSTINEPDGVPSAQEMIRQLVQDQEAVIRTARSMFKAVDQASDEPTADLLTQRMQVHEKTAWMLRSLLEK; translated from the coding sequence ATGGAAATCGATATCGGCATTTCCGAGCAAGATCGTCACAGCATTGTTGATGGCTTGTCGCGCCTACTGGCGGACACGTACACGCTATACCTGAAAACCCACAATTTCCACTGGAATGTGACTGGACCGATGTTTCAGACCTTGCATCTGATGTTCGAAACCCAGTACACGGAACTGGCCGCCGCCGTCGATGAGATTGCTGAGCGGATACGTGCGCTGGGCAGCTTCGTTCCGGGGACGTACGGCGACTTTGCCCGCCTGAGCACGATCAACGAACCGGATGGCGTGCCGTCTGCACAAGAAATGATCCGGCAGCTGGTGCAAGATCAGGAAGCGGTGATTCGCACCGCCCGCTCGATGTTCAAGGCGGTCGATCAGGCCAGCGACGAGCCGACCGCCGATCTCCTGACGCAACGCATGCAGGTGCATGAAAAGACGGCGTGGATGTTGCGGTCGCTATTGGAAAAATAA
- the ltaE gene encoding low-specificity L-threonine aldolase produces MTDFRSDTVTRPTAAMKQAMLDAPLGDDVFGDDPTVNRLQEMAARLLGFEAALFAPSGTQTNLIALMTHCQRGDEAIVGQQWHTYRWEAGGMAVLGSIQPQPLEHQPDGTIALADIEAAIKPDDPHFAKTRLIVIENTHGGKVLPLSYMREVQALAQRQGLRTHIDGARLFNAAVALAGGGDPYAQARNLCQSYDSLSLCLSKGLGAPVGSLLLGSRDFIAQARRVRKMLGGGMRQAGMLAAAGIHALEHHVHLLADDHANAQLLTEGLTRATVQHSRFAGKAMVHPAQTNIVFFDLEAELADAFVQYLADHEIRVTSGYYKTKERAMKRIRWVTHLDVNQADVERALKIVNAF; encoded by the coding sequence ATGACCGACTTTCGTAGCGATACCGTAACCCGGCCTACTGCCGCCATGAAACAGGCAATGCTAGATGCGCCGCTTGGCGACGACGTGTTCGGCGACGATCCGACAGTCAACCGGCTGCAGGAGATGGCGGCCCGGTTGCTGGGCTTCGAAGCCGCGCTATTTGCGCCCAGCGGCACCCAGACCAACCTGATCGCATTGATGACGCATTGCCAGCGCGGCGATGAAGCGATCGTCGGGCAGCAATGGCATACCTATCGCTGGGAAGCCGGCGGCATGGCGGTGCTCGGCTCGATCCAGCCGCAACCGTTGGAGCATCAACCGGATGGCACGATCGCGCTGGCGGACATCGAAGCCGCGATCAAACCCGATGATCCGCACTTCGCCAAAACCCGGCTGATCGTGATCGAAAATACCCACGGCGGAAAAGTCTTGCCGCTGTCGTATATGCGCGAAGTGCAAGCGCTGGCGCAGCGCCAGGGCTTGCGTACCCATATCGACGGTGCGCGCCTGTTCAATGCCGCGGTTGCGCTGGCCGGCGGGGGAGATCCGTATGCGCAGGCGCGCAATCTCTGTCAATCCTATGACTCGCTATCACTATGTCTGTCCAAAGGACTGGGTGCGCCGGTGGGTTCCCTGTTGCTGGGATCGCGGGATTTCATTGCGCAGGCGCGGCGGGTGCGCAAGATGCTCGGCGGCGGCATGCGCCAGGCCGGCATGCTGGCGGCAGCCGGCATTCATGCGCTGGAGCACCATGTGCACCTATTGGCTGACGACCATGCAAATGCGCAGTTGCTGACCGAAGGCCTGACGCGCGCAACTGTGCAGCATTCGAGATTTGCCGGAAAGGCGATGGTGCATCCGGCCCAAACCAATATCGTGTTCTTCGATCTCGAGGCGGAACTGGCCGACGCGTTTGTGCAGTACTTGGCGGATCATGAAATACGGGTCACCAGCGGCTATTACAAGACCAAGGAACGCGCGATGAAACGTATCCGCTGGGTCACCCATCTCGACGTGAACCAAGCAGATGTGGAACGTGCGCTAAAGATAGTCAACGCATTCTGA
- a CDS encoding response regulator, whose protein sequence is MLGFSDAEKSLLVSTFRLTGRRTFSYVDVESVDERPDIYLVNADNPDGIRQMHERSPNIHAPAVLIGREAVGPWPVIAKPIHWMRLFEQLDAQMQTALQERARRSANEQGMQWNGSMMRRAVDKDAPPPGPVEVKPQESVLVVDDSATVRAFMRAKLAPFRFDVDFAEDGETAIDMAQAKQYTCVFLDILMPGMDGYQVCKRIKSSPATKGSAVVMLSSKSSAFDKFRGSWAGCDAYLGKPVSEDDLLSTIARFLPSARRVAQAILAKTA, encoded by the coding sequence ATGCTCGGTTTCTCCGACGCGGAAAAAAGCCTGCTGGTCTCCACCTTCCGTCTCACTGGCCGCCGGACGTTTTCCTACGTCGATGTGGAGTCGGTCGATGAACGGCCCGACATTTATCTGGTCAATGCCGACAATCCGGACGGCATTCGGCAGATGCATGAACGCAGTCCCAATATCCATGCCCCGGCAGTGTTGATCGGCCGCGAAGCGGTCGGTCCATGGCCGGTGATCGCCAAACCGATTCACTGGATGCGGCTGTTTGAACAACTCGACGCCCAGATGCAGACGGCATTGCAGGAACGCGCCCGGCGCAGCGCAAACGAACAAGGCATGCAATGGAATGGCAGCATGATGCGCCGTGCGGTCGACAAGGATGCGCCGCCGCCGGGGCCGGTCGAGGTCAAGCCGCAGGAATCTGTTCTCGTGGTTGATGACAGCGCGACCGTGCGTGCCTTCATGCGCGCCAAGCTGGCGCCGTTCCGCTTCGACGTCGACTTTGCCGAAGATGGAGAAACGGCGATCGACATGGCGCAAGCCAAGCAATACACCTGTGTCTTCCTCGACATCCTGATGCCTGGCATGGATGGCTACCAGGTTTGCAAGCGCATCAAATCCAGCCCTGCGACAAAAGGCTCGGCCGTGGTCATGTTGAGCAGCAAGTCGTCCGCTTTCGACAAGTTTCGCGGCAGCTGGGCCGGTTGCGATGCGTATCTCGGCAAACCGGTCAGCGAAGACGATTTGCTTAGCACCATCGCCCGTTTCCTGCCGAGTGCACGGCGTGTCGCGCAGGCGATTCTCGCCAAGACCGCTTAG
- a CDS encoding LLM class flavin-dependent oxidoreductase, whose amino-acid sequence MTLLKHTPVSILDLSPIRQGGTAADAFERTLDLALHAERWGFRRFWLAEHHGMPGIASAATAVLIGHVAGGTSTIRVGSGGIMLSNHAPLVIAEQFGTLESLYPGRIDLGLGRAPGSNQLTARALRRTLQGDDEFPQQLVELRAYLQPDGRHARVRAVPGEGLDVPIWLLGSSDFSARLAGQLGLPFAFAGQFSPAYLQTALDLYRACFQPSATLEKPYAMVGLNVFAADSEQDAQYLSTSHRQMHVNLVRGTPGQMPPPVRSMDGLWSPPEQASVESTLRASIIGDPVSVKAQLQAFIDATQADELMINSMIFDHAARLRSYEIVAQTRQD is encoded by the coding sequence ATGACACTTCTTAAACATACGCCTGTCTCGATCCTGGATCTGTCGCCGATCCGGCAGGGCGGCACTGCCGCCGATGCCTTCGAGCGCACGCTGGATCTGGCGCTCCATGCCGAGCGCTGGGGCTTCCGCCGCTTCTGGCTGGCCGAACATCATGGCATGCCCGGCATTGCGAGCGCGGCCACCGCGGTACTGATCGGCCATGTGGCCGGCGGCACCTCGACCATACGGGTCGGTTCCGGCGGCATCATGCTGTCCAACCATGCGCCGCTGGTGATAGCCGAACAGTTCGGCACGCTGGAATCGCTCTATCCCGGGCGCATCGATCTGGGTCTCGGGCGCGCCCCGGGATCGAACCAGCTGACCGCACGCGCGCTGCGCCGCACGCTGCAAGGCGATGATGAATTTCCGCAGCAGCTGGTCGAATTGCGCGCATACCTGCAACCCGACGGCCGCCATGCACGCGTGCGCGCGGTGCCCGGCGAGGGCCTGGACGTTCCAATCTGGCTGCTCGGGTCCAGCGACTTCAGCGCGCGGCTGGCCGGCCAGCTGGGCCTGCCGTTTGCATTTGCCGGTCAGTTTTCGCCGGCTTACCTGCAAACCGCGCTGGACCTGTACCGCGCCTGCTTCCAGCCGTCGGCGACGCTGGAAAAGCCGTATGCAATGGTCGGCTTGAATGTCTTCGCGGCCGACTCGGAACAGGACGCACAGTACCTGTCGACCTCGCACCGGCAGATGCACGTTAACCTGGTGCGCGGCACGCCGGGACAGATGCCACCTCCGGTACGAAGCATGGATGGATTGTGGTCGCCGCCGGAACAGGCATCGGTCGAATCGACATTGCGCGCGTCCATCATCGGCGATCCGGTGTCGGTAAAAGCGCAGTTGCAAGCCTTCATCGATGCAACGCAAGCCGATGAACTCATGATCAATTCCATGATCTTCGATCATGCGGCCCGGTTGCGTTCCTACGAAATCGTGGCTCAGACCAGGCAGGACTAA
- a CDS encoding TSUP family transporter, which yields MEFLLSPEILAVLFCVALVAGFIDTIAGGGGLITIPVLLLVQIPPLHALATNKLQSSFGSLTASLMALQRGLVHWSEMRVLFVCSLIGSAIGAFAVQFVQAQTLDIVIPAVLVGIGLYFLLAPNAGALEKKPRVSTAAYRGAVVPGIGFYDGMFGPGTGSFFSLAGVALRGHNLLTATAQAKVLNFASNIASLVVFIAGGKVLWAAGAAMVAGQVIGAWGGSHAMVRGGTRLIRPMIVTVCVIMLGRYLWQKGLLAF from the coding sequence ATGGAATTCTTGTTATCGCCAGAAATTCTGGCCGTATTGTTCTGCGTCGCATTGGTGGCCGGGTTTATCGACACGATCGCCGGCGGCGGCGGGCTGATCACGATTCCGGTGCTGTTGCTGGTCCAGATTCCACCGCTGCATGCGCTTGCCACAAACAAGCTGCAAAGCAGCTTCGGTTCGCTGACCGCTTCGCTGATGGCCTTGCAGCGCGGACTGGTGCACTGGTCCGAGATGCGGGTGCTATTCGTCTGTTCGCTGATCGGCTCCGCCATCGGTGCGTTTGCGGTGCAGTTCGTGCAGGCGCAGACGCTCGATATCGTGATCCCGGCGGTGCTGGTCGGCATCGGGCTGTATTTTCTGCTTGCGCCGAACGCAGGCGCGCTGGAAAAAAAGCCGCGTGTCAGCACCGCTGCTTACCGCGGCGCCGTCGTGCCCGGCATCGGTTTTTATGACGGCATGTTCGGTCCTGGCACCGGTTCGTTTTTTTCCTTGGCCGGCGTCGCCTTGCGCGGCCACAACCTGTTGACCGCCACTGCACAAGCCAAGGTGTTGAATTTCGCCAGCAATATCGCTTCGCTGGTCGTGTTCATTGCCGGCGGCAAGGTGCTATGGGCGGCGGGCGCGGCAATGGTCGCCGGACAAGTGATCGGTGCCTGGGGCGGTTCGCATGCGATGGTGCGCGGCGGTACCAGACTGATACGCCCGATGATCGTCACCGTCTGCGTAATCATGCTGGGAAGATATCTGTGGCAAAAGGGTTTGCTGGCTTTTTAG
- a CDS encoding acyl-CoA thioesterase produces the protein MSDPSLYNTEEVLDLLKLEQIETDRYLGQSHFMGSPNVFGGQVVGQSLYAAAVTVPQRRVHSLHSMFLLAGNHRLPIEYEVERVRDGGSFSTRRVVAYQEGRRIFVMSASFQTPEQGLSHQKEMPPADDPETVPSNIVAWKNQPPHPKRPFMPVPVDFRADHAGDILGGNPGKFSKHIWIRAPIRLSDDPMVHDSLFGYVSDYSLLWTALQPHGVRMSEPRLQIASLDHTIWFHRPFRMDEWLLFAMETPNASGGRGLCLAYVYNQQRELVATIAQEGLIRLRDKQPA, from the coding sequence ATGTCGGACCCGTCCCTCTATAACACCGAAGAAGTCCTCGATCTGCTCAAGCTGGAACAGATAGAAACCGACCGCTATCTTGGGCAAAGTCATTTCATGGGCAGTCCGAATGTATTCGGCGGCCAGGTGGTCGGCCAGTCGCTGTATGCGGCGGCCGTCACGGTGCCGCAGCGACGCGTGCATTCGCTGCACTCGATGTTTCTGCTGGCCGGCAATCACCGGCTGCCGATCGAATACGAAGTCGAGCGCGTGCGCGACGGCGGCTCGTTCAGTACGCGGCGCGTGGTCGCATATCAGGAAGGCCGCCGCATTTTCGTGATGTCGGCTTCCTTCCAGACTCCAGAGCAGGGCTTGTCGCATCAGAAAGAGATGCCGCCGGCAGACGATCCGGAAACCGTACCCTCCAATATCGTGGCCTGGAAAAACCAGCCGCCGCATCCAAAACGCCCATTCATGCCGGTACCGGTCGATTTCCGCGCCGACCATGCGGGCGATATTTTGGGGGGCAATCCGGGCAAGTTCAGCAAGCATATATGGATCCGCGCGCCGATACGCTTATCCGACGATCCAATGGTGCACGACTCGCTGTTCGGCTATGTGTCCGATTACAGCCTGCTGTGGACCGCACTGCAACCGCATGGCGTGCGCATGAGCGAGCCACGCCTGCAGATCGCAAGTCTCGACCATACGATCTGGTTCCACCGGCCGTTCCGCATGGATGAATGGCTGCTGTTTGCAATGGAAACCCCGAATGCGTCCGGCGGCCGCGGCCTGTGCCTGGCCTATGTCTATAACCAGCAACGTGAACTGGTCGCGACCATCGCACAGGAAGGATTGATCCGCCTGCGCGACAAGCAGCCTGCTTAA